Sequence from the Helianthus annuus cultivar XRQ/B chromosome 13, HanXRQr2.0-SUNRISE, whole genome shotgun sequence genome:
ACGGTAACGGTTTTTATGGTAAAAAAAATGTATGTTGGTTATTGTAATTGTTTCACAAAACTATCACCGATACTCCACGTCTAGTCAACACTTTTCGTGTTGGGATCGAATCTGCCACCGCACGCCAAGTACTCCTCATATGTAGCACCTTCATATAGAGGTGCAAAAAATACCGGTTCTTTCCTATTTATAACATCATGTTTTCCCACCTTTACACTTTCAGCCCTTATTTATTTTAGAACATGTTATTTAATGCCCCAGCTCTAATTTGGTTACCCCTTTCTTGTTTTAAATTTATGATGTTACAACTTTAAACATGTTTGATACTTTAGTAGTTAACTTAATTAATTACCCTTACTCATAATACTCATATAAAAGTTAAGACTTTAGTGACCttctaaataaataataaaacaatcatatataggcattttggggtgttacaccctGAGGCTATATTCACCTTCTCATGCCTTACTTCACCACTTTTTCTTCTTAGAGTCTCCTGGTCCGTCTCTTGCTCCGGGTACTTCTTCCTCCAGTACAACAACTTTCCTCTTTGGTTTCTCTCCATACCTCTTCCAATAGGTTTTGCTAGATGTTAACTAATTCACGTTACATTCACTCCTTAGTATTGACTAATAGTTTGCTTCACTAAGAACGTCCCTCTAAGAAGGTAGCGATTGTTGGTAATTTTGGTGTTACTGACATGGATTGGATTAACTTGTCAACTAAGTTGATCTTATTAAATAATAAACGAGTTAAGAGATGCGGGAGTGCAAACTCGTTTTAATCTAATAAGATCGGGTATATTTATAGGTTTTGTAAATATAATTTATACAAAGAGCACCTTCACAATTTCTCACTAATAAGGTAGTAATTACATGTACTTATCTCACTCATCAAGGTAGTGATCAACTTTGTTCTTCTCAGTAATTTTGATCATGATTACCACTCTATATTCTCACTTGTTTTTGTAGTGATTGCCAATCTATCTTCTCACTAACAATGGTAGTGATTACCACTCTATATTCTCACTATTAATGTTAGTGATTACGATAATATCTTTTCAGTAACAATGGTAGCGATCATCAATCTATCATCTCACTAACAATGGTACTAATCACCTTTTATAAGTACATGAATCTTGGTTAGAGTAACCTCTCATAGGTTACAACTCAagtgttaaaaataatatttcatAATGAAAACTTTTCTTCTTGTTAATTCATGATATCTCTTTTAATACATCTGATGTTTTGGGAGCCAAAGATCTATTCGAAGTTAACTTAAAAGTCACGAGTATAAGTGCCCAAGATGGTGTGGGTCAACTGTAAGAAGAGATCTTGCTTAAAAAGTGTGAAAAAATGATTATCAAGATGTTATAGGGCCTCTATGGCCGTTTCACAATGGATGCACAACCTAATAGTGCACCCATCGACAATACATGTCGTTTTTGCAACTTTGATTGTTCTTAATTTTTAAGCACTCCCTCAACAATTTTTATTGAGAACTGACATCTTAGAACATACCAACCAATGTTGATTGGGAAGTATTCTTAAACATTTTGGGTGTGCTTTTAAAGTGGAAACACGTGTCAAAACTTAATTGATGAAATCTTGTATATAGATTTAAGTTAAGTTTTCAAGATGTAAAACATCTTCTTATGTTGGAAAGCACTTTTATTGGGTATGTAAGATCTGCTGATCGTGAAAGGCAAAACTCAAGGGAAACCATGTCCCTACCTGATGGAATAAGTTAGATTACTATTCAATGTTTAGAGGTTCCCTCTTTTAAAGCTTCACAAACAACCACCTAAACTACTGGAAATAAGAATTGTCGCCCTAAAGATACAAGATAACAAGTACAAGTGCTAGAATGAAAAGTGTTGGGTCAACTAGTCAACATTCAAAGTCAAAGTGAAGACTGAAGACCAGAAGACCATGTCAACAAGTCAAAGAAAGACCAGAAGTACTGGATTCCATAAGTGCTGGATTCTACCAATAGTTTTTGAATCCCAATTGTTTACTTGTAATTTACAACATTTTTTGTTTTAGTTGTTTATTTCCTAATTGTCCAGTAGGTTTGCACAACTGCTAGCAGTTACACATTTAATGGGTTGTTTAGGGTCGCTTTAATGGTGATTTCACTAGCAGTTTTTCCTCTATAAATAGTTCACTCTATAATATGAAAATGTAACTCTTAAGAGATGAAAAGCAGAAGAATTTAGAAAGAGAGTTCGTCTAGTGAGAAGGGGTACTTTTGTATAATTAATTGTATTCAGGCATATGAATATTATATGAATCTTTGACAATCATTCTCAAATCCAGCAGTGTCTATGATGATGTGTTTATTATCACTGTTTGTTTAATTACTTGTTACTGTTTtatcaaaaacacacacaattcacgaactCTCAGATCAACCAATTTTCTTATAGAAGATTATTCCTATTTTTTTATACTCTCATTTAATTAAATATCCTATCTTTTATAAAGTTATATAAGTTCTATAAAAAAGTTTTGTTGGATCATGAATTACTAATACCATGTTCTTTGATTTATTGATTAGCTCTAGCAATGAAAGTTTAATTGATTTAGTTAAACAAGAACACATATTTACTTTAAAATTAAGAACACTAGAACAAATGATTCAACAGTGCAACAAAAAAATCAGTTATAAATCGTTAGGATTTACAGTTACATTGATTGTTTTACACGACTCCTTAAACTAAATCTATCGAAGATCTATACGTTACAAAAAAagataattaaaattaataaatgaATATTACATTGAGATAAACCCATATCAAAAATATATTCTTCCATCTTTATCCTGATCTTCCTCTGACTTAGCACGGTTTTCTCAAGGGGTAGGCTAAATGTACTCCCTCTTATTACTTTTTATACCTCTCTTTCATAAAATCACATTAAAACTTGTAATATTTACCCCTATACAAATtatcattttaaaaaatattctcTTTGTTACAAAAtaaattcaaaagtgtaaaaaaagattacagatgttttttaaaaaaaattgttttttaatttttatttaaaaacatatttttttaaaagttcTCATATATTGTTTTTAAAGACACTTTtcaaatagtattttgattatgtttttttattgaacatctttataaataaatactaacattttttataaaaataataaaaaaagttttgaactctcttttaaaaaaaatctatattATGTTTTTCCCTCGTCTAGTTTATATTTTAAAGATCTTACTTTATAATTTTTAGTACTTCAAatgtgtttataaaataattaacaatttttatttattaaaaagtaataaagttttttcttttaaaatagtGTTTATAGCCCTAGCACATATTAATCATTCAAACCATCTATGTAAGTGAACAAATAAACAATAGGTACTAAAATAATTTTATCAAACTATAAATTAACAATCTATATAAGTTCAAATTTAATTAGTGTAAGGAGTATGTTATAAAGAAGTTAAAAGCAGCTTAGAACTTTCGATCAAAGTGAACActttaaaaaatatgtttttaaaattaatataaaaaacaaacaaaaattttgaaaaaaaaaacgtctaaaatatttttttacacttttgaatttgttttgtaacaaaaagaatACCTTTGAAAAATATGACATGTATAGGGGGTAAATATGATAAGTTTAAATGTGATTTTATAGAAATGAGGGTATGAAAAATAACAAGAGGGGGTACATTTAGTAACCCCCTTTTCTCAAATGCATAAACTTCCTTCTAGCGCAACAATGCAACTTGCTCTTCATCAAGAGTTGATATTCATCAGTATTAAGTTCCCATTAGTGGTAGCTTACTAATTTATTATCAACTTCTCACTGGTAGGAAGTTGTTATTCTTTAAAATTAACATTACTATAAGTGTTATTGTGTTATCAACACCATCTTCCTTATCAACATGAAGAGTTTCCATAAATGTAAACATTCTTATAAGTAAGAACATTACCATTGGTAGCAATGGTTATCAACATAAACACATATTCGACAACAGTATCAACTCATCGGCATAATCTTGTTATCAATATCAAATTCTTTGTCTTCAACTTTTTAACCATAACATCAATTTTCATCAGCATTAGTATACTTAATTTTGTGTCATAAGTTATTTTTAAAATTTGTGGGACGCTATCATCGAGAGATTTCCATGGGATTTTCGACGACGATTAATTATTTTGGAATTTTGTGCAATCACTCCGTAATTTTTACAATAAGAACTAAAAGTATTTATAaggtaaaataaaataaaagtttaGAGTGACAAACTTGTACACAAGTAACTTGCAATTGTATGTATTGTAAGGGCATTCACATCCCATCCCCTATATCTCTCCCCTAAACCTAAATTTTAAAAAGTTGCTATAGTAACTTCTTATATATGAAAAACTACTACTCATCATCTATCAAATTATTGTGTGTATAAAAACgagaaatataataaaataagtgtTTCTATGTAAGATTAAGATAAAAATGGTGGACGGGATGTTAGAGGTTTTTTAAAATGAGAGTTTATTTTtgaaaagaatgatttttagttaaattatagGGTAAAAATGATAGATGGGATGTGAATGCTTtaatataacataattaaacaataAATAAGTCAATACATATCATATACACACTTAATTCTGGTGGCCGGTTTCTACAGTAATCGACCACCATTGTCCACGTGTCAGCTTACTATTGGTCCacgttttagttttttattttaaaGAATTTGGATTTAAGGAAAGAAGCACGTGGTACAATTGTTGATTCAGCGGTGTCTTTCACCACCACCACATAACCACCGTTATCACAACAAAACAACAGTTCAGCTACCATTCTTTCAGTTCTATTTACCACTGCCACCACGACCGCCATTACCTCCAATGTCTGGCCAATTCATGTCCATTCAGGTCTGGCTTTCAACCACTGCCACTACCTCCAATGTCCTTTCTTTCATAAATGTTCTATAAGAATCGGCTTTTGGATTTGGTTAGATTTGCGTTTTTAGATAGAGTAGGAGAGGGAGGTAGACAAAATAGGTAGAGAGGGGGATGtgaaatgttattttctaaaaaatattatttcttatttggtcatatttgataaaaaaatattgttttacatattttaagagcattcacattcaatTGTTAATATTTACGTCAATGTTTTCAGAACCGGACCGGAGGTCGACCCGGTCACCTTACGGGGTCAAAGGTCGGACCGGTCCGACCGGTTCGACCGGATTTAAAAACCGGATTACGtcataaattatataaaaaatatataaaaaacatagaaaaaatagaTAAAAATCCAAATAGTTAAGGAACTAAAAACACAACCATTAGTCATCCAAAAACATTCAAAAGTACCAAATCTTGCAACTAACTATCAAACATAGTGTCAAATCTTGTTTTGAGTTTTTTAGATTAGGTTTTGAAGTGATTTATTccatatttaattaaaaaaaaaaccatgacCAGCCCGACCCTATGCGACCCGCCGGCCCGACCGCCGGCCCGACCTCCGGCCTGATGTTGGTCCGGTTTGATGGCATGAACCGGCCCGGATGAAGTCCCGGTTCCCGGCCGGACCGGTCCGACCGGCCGGCCCGGTCCGGTTTTCAAAACATTGATTTACGTGAGTGAGTTCTCTATATTGTATGAGTGGTTGTGAGTAGTTATGAgcagaggagagagaaaatgttattgTTCACCAGTACATTTGGTAAAACAATGTTTAccctttataattttttaatattttttgaaagtggttgtgagtgaaggaaagAGAAAATGTAGTAACAAATgtataaaaattattatttaattaaaaataaatgataaaaataataacttttaatgtagtggagatggatataatcgggtggttccgctggtgatataatgatactccagtgatctgtcagtgatccaaatttaccgttcaaaaaaaaagttagaGAGATAGAGATAGAGATGGAAAATGAATTAAGAATGTTCAACAATCCACAAACTTGTGTGGAAAGAGTACTTCACTAAAATGTTATTTCTACAAATGATCACACATAAACACTAGTTGCAAGTTAAAATATACAAGAAAATGATGTGAACCAAGAAGTGATCACAATTTATGATTAATTGTTATGCCAATGGGAGAATTGTTACTTCGAAGGATTTTGCCATGttggtattttgttaaataatacttattttatataatatattatttaatggCAAGTTACTTAGTTACAGTTATTATTGATAAAAACTTTGTATTTTCTATTTTTGTTATCAATGTTATTTGTTAGGGCACTTTAGCAAATAATATGGTAAAAATGTTCAAAGAAATATATTCAAATATGTgtgttattttatttttcaaacaaTTTACCTTTTAGATCTAAACTTACAAGCATATAGATCTAAACTTCTAATTTTTTTAACCTCTTATGTCCGTAAACTAAGATGCGGATTTTAACTAGAAAACACATGCTATCAACTAAATTTCACGACCATTGTCATCGCTACAACAACCATCACCACCTAGTGTTCGGGATTGGGTGGCATCCTCCGAGATGGTTGGTATGTTTGGCATTGCGAACTTGGTGCTCCTAGTACTGCCGGCAAGAGGACTCCGGTGGGTGGGTGGAGGGTGTATATGTTCTCCCGAATATGACACAATGAAAATGGTTGGATCCATATGGCTTTGCTCTACTTGTTTCCTTGCCCCACAAGCTTTTGTTGTGCTACACTTGTAATAATTTCTAAACACAAACACAAACCATTTATTAATAAATATAACATACATCCATGATTTGAAAATGccaatataaatataatatattatattaccTTGGACTATCTAAATTCATAGAGTTCCTTTTCTTAGATGTctcaaaaatcaattttttttccaTTGTATTAATAATATATGCATATCATACATGCCACCGGTCACCATTTTGTTTGTACCGGTGTGCATAAATCTTTGAAACCAACCAAGCCACTGAAGAAAGTCGGCCGGATTAGCGAGTTTGAGATCCAAATAGTTCAGTTTAGATGGTTCGACGGTTTTAATGGTTTGGTTTAGTTTGAAATTTGGTATTTTCTAATGTGTAGTTATGTATATGTATTATAattatagtggagagttcaaatgagaagaaactttatgtaagaagaaaaaagaagaaattttaaCCAATtaaaatgcttcattttacttcatttaatataagtgtttaatgttactataagggtaatatgataaacctacaaagatcattaattagtagtattcctctttaatagctaactacattaaaagttgtaacttatcttcaaaatatatatttttaaaaaaaaagtaaaataaaataatttagagtgtaggGTAAATTacaatgtgtaatatgataaattacgggttgtgtaggataaatttcaacatgtgtagggtaaatttcgaaaggtgtagggtaacttttgatgtgtgtagtaaaaaaaaaattagtgtgaaggatgatagtttttatgactaattaattagtcaaagatgataataaatgagataaatgaaaaactatttaatgttttacaaatataccctttgttctttttcttctcaattaaattttcttctcaaatgaaccttcccctataatTATAAACCGCTTCTTAGCGTTCTTAAAATTCAAAAAACGGATGAGTATTGCCctgtattattattattcaacaaTCATTGTCGAATATTCATAACAAGCATGATGCTAGTGCATGATGTATAACCAAACATAGTTGTTATAGCATACCATGCAGAAACGCCTCAATCAGTTAGTGCATAGAATGCACTTTGGTAATTGGTCCAATATCAACAGTAGTACCAGTTTAAAATATCATCGGACGATGGTTGTCTCATTTTATGTTGAGTGTAACTTTCACGTGGACAAATCTCATCATAATTCTATTCTAAAATTATTAATCATTATCTTTTGTCAGATCTCAATAAATTTCTTATATTAGTAGTTACaataaaaataatgtttttttaacaacaaatttggatcactggcAAAAAAAGATAATTTCTATTTTAAATATAGATACTTATGCTGAATAACGagtgattattttatttgattagaATTAATTGCCGATCtgattatatatattattatgctAATATAAGTTTTGATTATTTTACATTACTAATCCATTTTAACATATAATAATCAAATTAGCTTATTCTAAAAAAATCTATTTTAACATATAATAATCAAAGGGGTAGGCTAAATATACCCCCTCTTGTTACTTTTTATACCCCCTTCCTATAAAATCACATTAAAACTTTTACTATTTACCCCCTATACAAATcatcattttaaaaaatattctttttgttacaaaacaaattcaaaagtgtaaaaaaagattactgacgtttttttaatatttaatttttaatttttaatttttaatttttatttaaatcatatttttttaaagttttcatatattgtttctaaagatactttctcaaatagtattttgattattttttttattgaacatatttacaaataaataataacattttttcttataaaaataataaaaaaggttttgaactttctttttgaaaaaaagtctatattatgttttttcctcgtctagtttgtattttaaaggtcttacttttatatttttttaatacttttgatgtgtttataaaataattaacaatTCTTATTTatcaaaaaagtaaaaaaaaattcttttaaaaTAGCGTTTACAGACCATCTATGTAAGTGAACAAATAAATAatagatgctaaaattattttaGCAAACTATAAATTATCAAtctatataaattcaaatttaattagtgtAAAGAATATGTTATAAACAAGTTAAAACCAGTTTAAAACTTTGATCAAAGTGAACACTTTTCTAATGCAAAACAAATGGATAAGGTTGATTCACAAatatttttctcttcttcatttaaaaaatatatcaaaCTGGTTGATTTTAAAAACATATGTGGATTTTTTTGTAATCAAAAGTAGGTCATTCGAAATCAAAAGTCacataaaaacataaacttaattACGAATAATCATCGATTTTCGACCACGCATCAGATACCCACTTCAAGTCATtccaaaaaaaacattttaaaatattaaaaataataaatataagacATTTAAAATACTAGACGAGGAAAAAATATAATGTAgacttttttcaaaaataaaattcaaaactttttttattattgtttttatatgaaaaaacgttattagtaatttgtaaagatgttcaataaaagaaaacataatcaaaatactatttgagaGAGTGTAAAAAATATCTACAAACCttttaaaaaatatgtttttttaaaataaacattttttttaaaacgtctataatatatttttacacttttgaatttgttttgtaacaaaaaagaaTACTTCAAAAAAATATGACTTGTTTAAGGGGTAAATATGACAAGTTTAAATGTGATTTTATGGAAAGGGGGTATAAAAAGTAACAAGTGGGGGTACGTTTAGTAGCCCCCTAATCAAAGTAGCttattctaaaaaataataatttacaaacTAATTAACCCATTTACTTATAAGTTGATTTGCTATTCCAATATTATTCATATATACCAGTTGTGTATCTATTAAATAAGTAATTACTTAAACTAACCACAAATATCTATAAATATATCTACTTATTCATATTTATACTCAATAGTATTAATATTTATACTCCATAAATAAATATGAAGAACATGAATATAGAGAACCTTGGAAATGGAGAGCCTTTGATGGGTTTTTGACCATATTTCCTCCATGCCCATGTATCACTGCATAATTCCTCTTGTGTCAATTGAACCACCATCTTTTTCTGCTGGTTTTTCCTTAAAGAAATGAACAAATTCTTTTCCAATTAAATACTTATTCATGAAATAAAATCACTACTAATAAAATACCAATGAAAAACAACCCTAATTTTGCTACAAATATATTATGCAAGTATTATGTACCTTTTTCTACTTGTGGATGTTGAATCACAAGCATTCAACATCTCATGTAGTGGCTCATCACCAACAGAAAGTTGcgcggtggtggtggcagcggcgACAGTAAGACATTGTTGAGAACACCCTTCTTTGTACACCTCCTCTAACCCCTCGGACGCGTTTTCGCTACAAGTCCAGTACGAAAACGGGTTCGTTGCATTGCTACATGGTACACTTCCCATGACATCAAACTCATCATCATATTCATCAATTGTGATGGTTGTGTTTGTACTGTTGGCCGAGATGGTGTTGCAACTCCTAACTACTGCTTGCAAATCCCATTCATCATTATCATCCATTTTTAGGATTTTGTGTGTTGTTGAGGAATACTAGCTAGGATGGAAGAAGAAAAGCCGCCACAAAAGGGTTGACTTTGAAGAAAGCGTGTGGCTTAAGGGTGGTTTGACTTTGGGCTTATGGGATCTAACTATATATACAAAGTAAAAGGTGAATAAGTGGTCATCTAGGAAACACATGTTGTGTTCTTTCCTTTTTGACTTTTGTCCCAAATGTCAAAAGTGGCCCATCCTTTTGATTTGCTTTCTTATACTCAACCCACGCACTTGTCACACACACAATAGATGGATTTAAATGAAAATGGGTAAGTATACAACTATATAAGCATTATCAgaatacattttattaaaagtgTATAAATACATATATTCATGAGTAATCTCATACATAGTGTATTCACTAATAAATACATGTATTCACTAGTGAATCAAATGATTGCTAGTGATTCTTAAATATATAGTGATTCTTATTTAAACGCGTCTACTTGCGTAGAGGTGGAGACCGAGAAAAGGATGAGAATGGCCTAAGGTTATGATCGAGATTTAGCACCAACTTCCAAATCGATTCCTATTTTGTCTCTCTATCTCTCCCTCCCTTTCAACTAACAGCAATGACTTAGGTTCGTCACCTTCTCAAGTCGTGGGGTTGTCAGAGTTTTTATATGTGGCatgtgtaagattaaatatattacgtattaatatttaatctatagccatcttaatcatttacattatagagatcaaaatatattagaacctattatttaattagtaggtaattgttgatggaccatattacccttagtaactaattaggtttcctcctgggtgcttatataaggagagttatgtggaggtttaggggttactcagtttcacaattcacaccccataagccataacatcatcacgaaacctcctctcctaaaccgatacccttttcggtttctaagtcaccatcatcagtcagcaccctaaggaggaaccgaatcaagatgacaggcatgtcgaactctctcactggattctcctctgcactgtctgcagtgacaggtatgattcatatgttttccttcatgcttAAACAGAACTgtaccaacatgtggtatcagagcatatgttgattagtcagttctgttttcgtatccataattctgggattgaaacttggaaaacggaattttttgAAACCGTATGAACATGACAGCCGATTTCGAGTTCATCAAgtttgcgactcgagatctctgtttTTCGATGAAAAGGTCATTTATTTGTTCACCGAATTAACTGGATTATAattttagccgaaatctgtttagtaaaattattaaaattcaggtttcgggttccagaattttattttttatgattagggttcatcatgtttatgtgaaaattcgaatattctgttatgttttggaatatgatttggattattaagtgtttttcctgattttgatctaattttgtcctctaaattttttttagaaaactgttaaaagataaagaGATTGAAATTTCGAAATCTGTTAACAAAATTAGATCAGCTTAAACAGGAAAGGATATCttttaatcccttagatttcgaattttcggttatgatatcaaattaacagctgttagcgaggttgctactcgagaccacgaggttgctactcgcaaccatgaggttgctactcgcaaccatgaggttgctactcgcaaccataacgtcattagtcgagaccatgaggttgctactcgcaaccataacgtcatcactcgcaaccatgaggttgcgactcgcaaccataacgtgattagtcgaaaccgtagttgcgactcgcaaccataacgtgactagtcgaaaccgtagttgcgactcgcaaccataacgtcattagtcgaaatcgtggttgcgactcgcaatctcattattttaagctgtttaaatgtgaactaaagaaaaaaaaattttcGGGGCCCCGCCCCGAACCCCGGGCGGGGGCACGCTGTCCCCCGCAAcccccagcgaactcaccgcggagttcgatccgcgctaacgggtggtttgctattaaattattggtttttgtaattatttagttaattaatgaggatcaaataatgttttacaaaaccaaaatggctttacttgaatgagcttttgatgcatcatttctggccaaagctgacttgatgcatctacttatcatccaagtattacgaaagctatgttgtgtgtgcatcataagcatgaatgtcttaatttctggccaaagctgatttaattcattcatagatggcatactcaacaagtgcataactaaagtgtttgtctcaatttctggccaaagctgatttgttacaaccactttgcacatatgcttaaatgattacacttctggccaaagctgttttgtcttcgtttaagtagaactttaagtagtctattattttgatgttagtaatagacatatcacaacctcttcacataatgatccttatattaatgatcctcaattaattttgtgatcattttgtctgccttattcttagtacccataattttactcactataattttcttctataaatctatatctcatccactctaattcctaagcctaaaatgttttgctttatttaaagtttctataagaattagctcttcaattaaatccttgattatctcttaagacacgatgatccttattgctctcttctgataaggcactacagaagaaaagtagagcatgatgattaggataaatcgaacatgatgtctcttatgataatcaagaactctctaatataattgctatcactaaagttattccagattaattttttcctaagactaatctataattgtggaataattacaagaactcctaaggtgcatgtcttcatttgactaattataaattatatggttaagtggtatatgtgaatatattataatgtacaataccatgacccataaagttaagggcttacgcatggaaataagtacattttccagtacattacatactaagttttcatttgtacaattt
This genomic interval carries:
- the LOC118485943 gene encoding probable WRKY transcription factor 27, which gives rise to MDDNDEWDLQAVVRSCNTISANSTNTTITIDEYDDEFDVMGSVPCSNATNPFSYWTCSENASEGLEEVYKEGCSQQCLTVAAATTTAQLSVGDEPLHEMLNACDSTSTSRKRKNQQKKMVVQLTQEELCSDTWAWRKYGQKPIKGSPFPRNYYKCSTTKACGARKQVEQSHMDPTIFIVSYSGEHIHPPPTHRSPLAGSTRSTKFAMPNIPTISEDATQSRTLGGDGCCSDDNGREI